Part of the Streptomyces sp. NBC_00457 genome, GGCGATGTCCTGTTCCTTGCAGTACGGCAGCACCTCGGCCATCCAGTCCCGCGTCCACAGCGACAGCTCGGACTGCACCGCCGTGACCGGGTGGACGGACTGTGCCCGCCTGATCTGCTCGACACTCACCTCGGACAGGCCGATCGCGCGTGCCTTGCCTGCCGACACGGCCTCCGCCAGGGCGCCCACGCTCTCCTCGATGGGCACATCCGGGTCGACGCGGTGCAGGTAGTACAGGTCCACGTGGTCCGTGCCCAGACGCCGGAGGCTGTCGTCGATCGAACGACGAATGTGCTCCGGGCGGCCGTCGACGCCGGTGACCGCACCGTCCTTGCCCAGCACACCGACCTTGGTGGCCAGTACAGCGCGCTCGCGGTGGCCGTCCGCCAGGGCGGCCCGACCAACTGCTCGTTCGTGTAGGGGCCGTACACGTCGGAGGTGTCCAGCAGGGTCATCCCCAGGTCGAGGGACTGATGGATCACCGAAACCATCTCGGCCTCGTCACGCGGGGTCGCCTGGTCGTAGCTGAAGCTCATGCCCATGCAGCCCAGGCCGACGACGCCGACCTCGGGGCCGTCGGGGCCGAGGGTGGTGGTGCGCATGCTGTTGGTCCTTTCGGTCTTCGGTGGTTCGGACCGGGGTTCGGTGCGCGGGCGACGCACCGGCCGGGGTGAGTGCTGTGTCAGTCCGCGAACCCGGTACGCGATGCTCCGATCCGTGACGCGTGCGCCGAGTCGGACGCCGCCAGATCGAGCAGGACCATCGCGTCGTACTCGGTGCTGCCGGGCTCGGCGTGGTACACGACCAGCCGGTGGCCGGGGGTGCCTTCCAGCTGCATGGACTGGTAGCCGAGGGTGAGGTCGCCGACGTCCGGGTGGTGGAACGTCTTGCGGCCATAGGAGTGGCCGCGTACGTCGTAGCGTTCCCACAGGCGGGCGAACTCCGGGCTTTTGAGCAGGAGTTCACCGGCGAGCTGGGTGAGGTCGGGGGCATCCGGGTCGGTACCGGCCAGGGCCCGCAGGCGGGCTACGCAGCCGCGGACCTGGTTGCCCCAGTCGTCGAAGAGGTCGCGGGCGGTGGGGTGGAGGAAGACGTAGCGAGCGATGTTGCGCTGTCTCGCGGGCCAGTCCTCCATCCCGGCGAGGAGTCGCAGTCCGCCCGGGTTCCAGGCCAGTACGTCGCCCGTGCGGCTGACCACGTGCGCGGGCTGGGGCCGCATGGCCTCCAGCAGGAGCTTTACTCCGGGCCGTACGGAGCGGGTGGGCGCGGTGGGCGGTTTTGGAGATGTACGCGCGGCATGCGCGGCCAGGCTGCGCAGGTGGTCGTGTTCCGGCTCCTCCAGCCGGAGGGCGCGGGCGAGGGAGTCGACGACGGACGGGCTGGGGTGGGTCTCCTTGCCGCGCTCCAGCCGGGTGAAGTAGTCGATGCTGATCCCGGCCAGGGTGGCCAGTTCCTCACGGCGCAGTCCAGGTGTGCGACGCGCGCCGGCACCGGGTGGTAGGCCGACCTCCTCGGGGGTCACCTGGGCCCGTCGGGCGCGTAGGTAGCGCCCCAGCTCGGTGCCGCCGCTGTGTTGCTCACGATCCATGTCTTCCGAGTGTGGGGACGACACGACTTGGGTGGAAGGCGGATGGGGTGCCCTGTCACGGCACTGAACAGCACTCCGGGCTGCAACGCGGTCTGCCACATGGCGAGCCGGAGGTGCAGGCTTGACGTTCGTAGAACATCTCCGTTCCCGGCAGCCGCGCATCACGACGAATCCAGCTCGTGGCCGCGCTCGGCCGGGCAGTGGACGACCTCGGCGCGCCGGAGGTGCTCGTCTACACCGCTGACCACCGAGTGACGGCGCGCCCCACGACTTCGAGGTGGCGCGCCGTCCGCTCGCAGGCGGTTCGCGTGCTCCGCCCGGCCTCATCTCCCGCCAACGCGGCGCCTGTTCGGCGCGTCTGTCAGTCGTAGTCCTCGATCCGCCATTCGTCGTGCCAGTCCAGGAAGGCCATCTCTCCTTCGAAGCGCAGGGGCAGCCAGACGTAGTCCGCGATGGAAGTGTCGGGGTCGAGCAGTTCAGGGGGGAGGACGGCAGGGGTGTCGGAGGCGTCCTCCGTCGCGTCTCCGGAGAAGCGCCTGCGCATTTCTTCCTGGATCGGCTCGGCCAGCTCGGGTGCCAGGTGGGGCAGCCACCTGTCGGCCAGGGCGATGTAGAGGTCCTTCTTGTGCGGATGCTTGAACACCGAGCTGATCTGGGAGCGGTACGACGTCCCGGAGGTGTCCTGGGGATGCGGGTCCCCCAGCACGGTCCACGGGCCGTGGAAGGTCCGTGCGACGGCCACCTCCGACGGGTTGGGGGCGTAGCCGGTGGTGCCCGAAGTGATCAAGTAGTGCAGTCCGCCCCGCGTGAAGTGGGCCGGTGCCTCACGGACGTACGGCGGGTGGGGGTGGGGGAACTGGGTCGAGTAGTAGCCGTTGACGTTCGTGTAGTCGTCGGTCAGGTCGGCGCAGATCAGCTCGCTGTGCACGCGCTCGAAGTAGTAGTACGCCTTGCCGTCGTCGGGATGTACGGCGAGGTCGAAGTCGCCGGCGTTCATGCCGAGCGGGCGCAGCCCCGTGCGGACGACGCGGTAAGGGCCGAGGAAGTCGTCGGCGACGAGGACGGTGCTGGTCTGGGTATTCCCCTCGCCCATGATCTTGATCCAGCACACGTACTGCTTGGTGGCGGCGTTGAAGACGATGTGCGGGCGGTCGACCTGCTGGGCCGGGTGGAGAGGAGAGTTCGGGTCGCCCGGCTCGGGCGGGATGATCAGCCCGCGGTCCTCCCAGTTGTAGAAGTCGGTGGAGGAGTAGCAGCGGATCCCCCAGTGCCAGATTCCGCTGCCGGGCTTCGTCCGTTCCTTGTTCTCGCCGTACCAGTAGAACGTTCCGTCGAGGTACGTGATCGACCCGCCGTGCGCCTGGATGCGGTGGCCGGCCGTGTCGTACCAGACCTGGCCCGGGCGTATGGACGACTGGGGCGGTGGCGGTGTGGTCGTCACTTCGAACTCCCCTGCACGGTGTCGAGTGCGTCGACGAGCTGCCAGACGGACCGGGCTCGGGCGTAGGCCGCGTAACGGGAGATGTTCGGGTTGGCCACGAACCAGGACTCCGGTGTGGCGAAGGCATGGCCCTTGGTCGTGGCGCCGCCGTCGTAGATCCGGTTCGCCACGGCTTCGCTCATCTGCAGGGCCTTGGCGATGAGTTTCCCGTCGCCGGTCTTGCGGCCGATGTGCACGGCGGCCGCTGTCGCCATCCAGGTCGTGCCGGGCCACACGTCGGCGATCTCCGGGACGAAACGGCCGGTGCCAGGCTGGGCGTAGTCCATCGGGTACGGCTTCAGGTTCTCGTCGAGAATGATCGGCGGGCCTACGGGAACGCCGTTGGCGTCCTTAGGCGCTAGGAAGGCGTCCAGGGTGTTGTGCCAGTGCTGGCGGGCACGTCGCAGGTCGATCAGATCCGGCAGGCCGAGCTGGGAGGCGACGCACTGGGCGTAGAACGCGTCCAGGAAGGCCGCGTCCTTCGGCAGTACCGGCTTCTTGGCGCCGAAGATGTCGCCGGTCCGCCCGTCTATGCCGCCGGTGCCGTCGCAGTAGCGGTAGCGCCCGGTCTTGGGGTTCCAGAAGATCTCCTCGAACTCCTCCTTCGCCGCCGCGAGTTCGGTGTCGAGCTCTTTCTGTATGGCGGGCGTGGCCTCGGGGACTCCCAGGGCTCTGGCCTCGGGGGTGAGCGTCGACAGGATCTGGAGCGAGAGCAGGTACAGCTGGCAGTTGTAGATGCCGTGCCCGTTGACCAGGAGCTGGTCGTAGGTGCTCGGCGGATTGTTCGACGGCGGGTCAGCCGGGAGGTGGGAGCCGGGCGGGCGGAAGAACTGTGAGTGCTTCAGCGTCCGCAGCATCTGGGGATACCCGTAGGTCAACAGGCTCTTGTCGCCGGTCTCCTGGTACAGCGCGTACACCCGGTAGATGAGCTTGTGGAAGCAGTCCCGGAACGCGTCGCCGCCCGCGGGATCGAAGAGCTTGCCGAGATCGTCGGTGCCCGGAGGCGGTGCGCCGAAGACGGGTTCGGACGTTGCCGAGGGGGCGCCTTGGTTGGCTCCGGTCGCGTTGATGAACGGACCCGTGTCGAACATGATCTGCTGGGGCACCCGCCCCCACCGGTCCTGCTTGGTCAGCTGCAACCAGGCGCGCAGGCGCCCGAGTTCGATGTTGGGGAACAGCTTCGTGTACAGCAGGTACCCGAAGCTGTCGACGTCCATCTCATTGGCCGGTGCGCCGCCGCTTCCGCCGTCGATCGTGTAGAAGAGGTGAGTGCCGGGGATCTCCGCGCCCAGGCGCGGTCCGCCGGGGGCGGGAGTGATGGTGTTGCTGACCAGGCCCGCCTCCCAGAACGAGGCGTTGAAGACCATGCCGAACAGCTCGTTCAGGGCTGCTTTCCGCAGCCACACCGGGTACTTCGGGTTCTCGGCGATCGGCTTCCACCACGCCTCGACAGCGGCGAGGGAGTCGTCGTGCCGTGACAGCTCGCGCTTGGCGATGGTGAAGGCCTGCTTGAAGGGATACGAGTTCGGGACGTAGTCGTTGGTGGCCGTCGAGGTGGCGCCGAGGAACTCGGTGTAGCGGCGCATCCAGACGGCCCGGCCGCTGGGTGCGGCGTCGTAGTACACCTGGGGGAAGTCCCAGGACAGGGCGTACCGGACGGTGGTCTTCTGGCCCGGCCGCAGCCGCACGGTCACGGCGACGGCGCCCGCCGAGTCCGAGTCGTCCAGGGCACTGTTCGGCAGCCTGCCCGTGGAGGAGAACGGCTCGTAGATGTCGCTCCCGTCGCCCGGCCCGTTCCAGGAGGTGACGTACGTCAGTTTCTGGCCGGTGGCCGGCAGGGCGGCGATGGTCCACTCCGACTTGTAGGAGTCGGGCGTGTTCGTCCGGTGGTCCGAGCCCAGCGTCACGCCGGCGACACCCGACCGGGCGTCGGTGTCGAAGCGGCTGTAGAGCCCGGTGCGCGTCGTGCCCGACGGATGCGGAGTGGCGTTCGGGAAGGTGAACATCACCGAGAGGTCGACGGCCTTCGTCGTGGGGTTGGCCAGTTCCACGTCGAAGAAGGCCACCGGCATGGAGGTGCGTTCGTCCTCTTCGGCCACGATCGGCGACCAGAACCGCATGGACACCTGTGACCGGAACACGTTGTAAGAGGTCCAGCCGAACGGGTACAGCGCGGCATAGGTGCCGTCGCCGGGGTTCAGCTGGTTCCACTGCGGAAGAACCCCGGCGAAATCCCGCTGCGGAGCGATGTGGTCGTGCCGCGTGGCGAGCGTCTTGACGGTCGGGCCGCCCGAGGCACCCGGGACCTGCTCACGGACGTGGAAGGCCGCCTGGGGCAGCGTGCGCATGTCCCACCAGTCCGAGGCCTGTGAACCGCCCATGCTCCACGGCCCGAAGGTTCCGAACAGGTTGTAGTGGAACGAGCCGGCGCCGACGCCGCCGAGCGGGATGCCCAGACCGGGCACGCTCATGCCGCCTGCGGATCCGCGCAGGCCCGAGGGCTCGCCGGTGCGGCACTCCGGGTCGGCCCCCGCCTCGCAGGGGCCGTCCGGTGCGAGGCCCCAGGTGCGGATGTACGCCGCCTCCGGCCCCCTCGCCGCGTTGAGCGGTGACGCGTGGGCGGTCGGGGTCGAGGGAAGGGGCGGGAATCCACCGAACTCGCCTGCGGCGACGAGCCCGGCCACGGAGAGCGCGCCCGCGCTCCCGCGCAGGAAAGCCCTGCGTGGGAAGCCTCCGCCCTCGCGTGTCGTGTTCGGTTCGGACCTGTCCTGCGGCTCCATGGCAGTCCTTTCGGGGGTACTGGTGGGGGGAATGCGTCCAGGGGAGGGTGGTGCGTATAGGGGAGTGGGTGGTGCGTGTACTCAGACGGCCCGCGCGCCCAGGGCCGTGCGCGGACCGTCGGCAGACCGCGACTACGCCCTCGAGACGCAGTCGCCAATCACCCGCGCATCGCCGCCGCTCACGACCCGACCTTGGGAGCCGGAAGCTCCGCCGCCATCGTTTCCAGGCGCTTGGCCCGCCGCAGTCGCTGCTTCTTCGGATCCGCGACGGGAGCCGCCATCTGCAGCTTGCGTGTGTAGGGGTGCTCGGGAGCCGTCGCGACATCGGTCGCCTTGCCGATCTCGACAATGTGCCCCTGATGGAGGACGGCGATCCGGTCGCTCACCTCGTTGACGACGCCGAGGTCGTGGCTGATGAACAGGTACGCCACACCCGTCTCGCGCTGGATGTCCTTCAGCAGCGTGAGCACCTTGGCCTGGGTGGTCACGTCCAGCGCGCTGGTGGGTTCGTCGCAGATGATGACCGCGGGGTCCAGAGCGAGCGCGCGGGCGATGGCGATCCGCTGCCGCTGCCCTCCGGAGAACTCCCGTGGTGTGCGCCGTCCGCAGTCGGCGGGCAGACCGACGGCGTCTAGGAGTTCACGTACACGGGCCCGTTGTCCTGTTGCGGTGCGCCCGTCGCCGCCCTCGCCGGCGAGGAGCGGTTCGGCCAGGATGTCCTCGATCACCATGGACGGGTTCAGCGAGGAGTACGGGTCCTGGAACACGACCTGGATGTCCCGTGCGAGGACGCGCCGACGGGCCCGTGAGATGTTGCTGACGGTCTTCCCGCGGAACGTGACGGTGCCCGCCGTCACCGGGGCGAGCCCGAGGATCGCGCGCCCGATCGTGGTCTTCCCCGACCCGGACTCGCCCACCAGACTCAGCGTCTCCCCGGCCCGCAGGTCGAAGGAGACACCGTTGATCACGGTGGCGCCGGTGGCCCGGCGTCCTCCGAAACGTACGACGAGGTCTTCGACCTTCAGTACGGGCTCCGACTCCCCTGCGGGCTCCGATTCCCGTACGGTCTGCGCTTTCGGTACGGCCTCCGGCACGGTCACACCTCCGCGATCTCGACACGGCGTGCCGAAGTGAGCAGTTCCATGGTGTAGTCCACAGCGGGATCCTCGAACAGCGAGTCCACGTCGCTGCGCTCCACGATGTGCCCGTCCCGCATCACGCTGACCGTGTCGCAGAGATCCGCGACGACGCCCAGGTTGTGGGTCACCAGGATCATCGCCAAGCCGCGCTCATCCCGCAGCTCCCGCAGCAGTTCGAGGACCTCGGCCTGCACCGTCACGTCCAGGGCGGTCGTCGGCTCGTCCGCAACGATCACGTCGGGGTCCGAGGCGACCGCGCCGCAGATCAGGACGCGTTGGGCCATCCCGCCCGAGATCTCGTGCGGGTACTGCCGGAGGACGCGTTCCGGATCCTTGATGCCGACCCGGGCGAGCAGGGCGAGGAGTTCGCGCCGGGCGCCCTCCTTCGAGATCTCCTTGACCGCGCGCAGGCCGTGGATGAGCTGCGCGCCGATGGTGAAGCAGGGGTCCAGGTTCGACATTGGCTCCTGCGGGATGTACGCGATGCGCCGGCCGCGCGCCCGGCGCATGCGATCGTCGCTCGCCAGCAGGTCCTCGCCGTCGAGCAGGACCCGTCCGCCGAGCACGATGGCCTCACCGGGAAGGATGCCCAGCGTCGCGAACGCGATCTGGGATTTGCCCGACCCGGACTCGCCCACCAGTCCGTGGATCTCGCCGCGCCGCACCTCCAGGTCGATGCCGTGGACGACCTCCCGGATCTCCCTGTCGCCGTCTGGATACCCGATGCGTAGCCCCTGGATCGAGAGCACGGTGTCCGGGGCCGGGACTGCAGAGGCAGACGGCTCCACCCCCTCCCGAGCCTCGCGAATCATCTCCCTCAGCCGGCGCGGCGAGGGCGCCGTGCGGTGCGCCGAGGTCTGGAGGACGTCGCGCAGGGCGTTGCCGAGCAGGACGAGCGCCAGGATCGACAGGCTGATCAGGAGGGCGGGCCAGGCGACGGCGGCCTTGCTGGTGTAGATGCTCGAGAAGGAGGTCTGGAGCACGGATCCCCAGGACGGCGTCGCGGGATCACCGAGGCCGAGGAAGCTCACCCCGGCCTCGACGCCGATGCCCCCGGCGAGCACGAACGAGCTGTGGATCACCACCGGGGCACGCACCGCCCACAGCACGTGCCGGCCCACGATGCGCAGGTCGGACAGGCCGACCACGGTCGCGGCGTCAATGTACAGCTCGTTGCGTACGCCGACCACGACGGACCTGACCAGGCGGAAGTACGACGGTGCCACGAGCAGGCCGTACACGATCATCGCGACCGCGATATTGGGGCCGGTCCGTGCGTACAGCGCGAAGAGCAGCAGGACCGCGGGCATCGTCATGATGACATCGGAGACCCAGTCCGCGGCGGCTTCGACCCTGCCCCGGTAGAAGCCGGCGACGAGGCCGCCGACGACACCGAGCACGGACGAGACGGCCAGGAGCAGCAGACAGGCCAGCAGGGTCTGGCGGGTTCCCCACATGAGGCGGGAGAGGATGTCCCGGCCCGACGCGTCCGCGCCCAGGAAGTGACCGGGGGAGAAGGGCGGGGCGTTCACGGCGCTGAGTTCCGTGAAGTTGGGGCCGTATGGGGCCAGCCACGGACTGCTCAGGCCCAGGACGGCCACGACGGTGACGAAGGCCAGGCAGCCGGCCGCCATCGGGTCGGCGATGAGCCGCCGCAGGACGGACCGGCCCTTTCCCGCCGACACCGGCTCTTGAGCCGGCCCGGAGGCCTGGAGATGCTCGGGCACACTCATCGTGTCCTCGCCTTCGGGGTGAGCGCCGCGTTCGCGAGGTCGGCGAACAGGTTGACGACTAGGACGATGGCGATGGCCACGACGAGGATGCCCATGACCACGGGCACATCGCCCTGGAGCGAGGCCTCGAGCCCCGCCGAGCCCAGACCGGGGAGCGCGAAGATCTGCTCGATGAACACCGCCCCGCCCAGGAGGGTCATGACGCCCAGGTTGAGGGTCATGAGCCCGGGTCCGCCGGCGTTGCGCAGGACGTGGCGGAAGACGACCTCGCGCTCACTGATCCCTCGGGCCCGCAGCGTGCGGACGAAGTCCTGGGAGAGGGTGTCGATGACCGCTCCCCGGAACTGCGCGGCTGCTCCGGCGACCGCCCCGATCAGCAACGCGAGCGTCGGGAGCGTGACAGAGGCGATCCACCCGCCGAAGCTCTGGTCCGGGGAGACATATCCGGTCGCGGGAAAGACTCGGACCGCGATGGCGAAGGTGAAGACGAGCCCGATCGCGATCACGAACGGCGGGACGGCCGCCCCCAGGACCGACAGGAACTGGACCACCCGGTCGATCCAGCCCCCGCGCACGGCGGCGGTGACGCCGAGCAGGACGCTGAGGACGGCCATCATCACCAAGGTCAGGAAGACCAGGGCGAGCGTCACCGGCACCCGCGTCGCAAGCAGCGAGGTCACGGACTGTCCCGTGAACAGCGATTCGCCCAGGTCGCCCGTGAGTAGCCCCTGGAGCCAGTCGCCGTACTGCACGAGCAGCGGCCGGTCGAGGCCGAGCCGGGCCACTTCCCGCCGGATGTCCGCCTCCTGGGCCTCCCGCCCCAGGACGGCGCGTACGATCCCGGGCCCTTTGCCGTACATGAGGAGGTACGTGGTGAAGCTGACGACGAGGAGAATCGTCACGGCCCGGAGGAACTTTCTGAGAAGAACTCGGTACACCTGTGGATCCGATCTCTCGTGCCGGCCCGCCTACTTGTAGTCCCACAGCCGGGGGTTGAGGGCGTTGGAGTCGGTCATCTCTGGGATCCGGATCTTCGGGCTGTAGGCGTAGAAGCCCTCCGGGTACGCCAGCGGAACGTTCCACGCCTGCTCGATGGTGTAGCGGTTGAGTTCCTGCTGGATCTCCTTGGCCTCCTGGCCGGTACTGGTGAGGAACCTGTCCCAGAGCTTGGTCACCGTCGGGTCGGGCTGGTGCATCACGTTCCAGATGCCGTCGTCCAGCACGTAGTCCTTGATGTCCTGCTTCGAGTCGCCGTAGTTGCCCAGTGGCCAGAGGATCATCGGGTACTTACCGCTGAGCAGCTCCTCGACGGCGGTCGGCCCGGACAGGGTCTTCTGCTTCACCTTGATGTTGAGCTGGCTCAACTCCTGCGCCACCACGGGAATGAGCTCCTCCATCCCGAGGCCCCCGAACAGGGGGAACGTCACGGTGAACCCCTTCTCGTACCCCGCCTCCTTCATCAGCCTCTTGGCCTCGGCCGGGTCGTAGGGGTATGGATCCTTCAGATCGTCGATGTAGGCGTCCGATCCCGGGCGGAAGATCTGGTTCGCCGGAACGGCCCGTCCCTGGTAGAAGTCCTTCGCCAGGGACTTCTTGTCGAAGAGCATGTTCAGCGCGCGGCGGACCTTCAGTTCCCCCAGGGCCGGGATCTTTTCGCCCTTGTGGTCCATGAGCAGCAGCCGTGTGGTGTTACCGCGCATCCCCAGGACCCTGAGGTCGGAGGCGATGGCCTCCTTGTACATCGACTGCTGGATCAAGGTGCCGTCGATCTGTCCCGTCTTGAGGGCGTTGAGCGCGGCGGTCTGGTTCTTGAGCACCTTGACCACGAGCTTCTTGTACGGGAAGGTCTTGGCGTCCCAGAAGTCCTCGTTCTTGACGAAGGTGTACGTCGATCCCCTGGTCGTCTTCGCCGCGTCGAGCGTGTAGGGACCGGAGCCGACGGGCGCCTTGTTCAGATTGCCGGCCTTCAGGTACTTGGGACTCGCCACCTTGATGCCGCCCATGCCCACGATGCCCGGATCCGGCTTCGACGAGGTGAGCTTCACGGTCATGGAGTCCGGGGTGGTGGCCTTGTAATCGCTGAGGCGGGCGGCCTGACCGCCGTGCGATGCCTGGTAATCGAAGCCGACCTTGATGGCCTCCGCATCGACCGGTTCGCCGTCGGAGAACTTCATGCCCTCGCGCAGGTGGAAGGTCACGGCGGTGTTGTCGGAGTTCACCTCCCACTTCGTGGCGGCGTCCGGCTGGGGCTTGCCCAGAGCGTCGAACCGGGTCAGGGTCTGGTACACGGCATCGGCCGGCCAGCCCTGGAAGGAGGGCTGGTTCGCCGGGTCCCAGCCCTGGATGTCCGCGGTCGAACCGAGAACAAGCGTGTCCTTCTTACCCCCGGGCGTAGACGCGGTGTTCGCGTCGGTGCAAGCGCTCAGCGCAGCCAGCGAGGTCAGGGCCGTCGTCATGGTCAGTAATACGCGAGCAAGTCTTTTGGTGCGCCGCATGATCGGCTCCTTCGGACACGGGAAAGTTCGGCCGGATATGGCCGCGAGTACTGGCGGAAACGTCTACGCCCGGGTGTACGTCAAAGGGGCGTACCGGCTGAAAATGCTCTATGGAACGTTTCAAGTGGAGGCTAGGTAGCAGGCGGAGGCCGGTCAAGAGAGTGCGTCGTGATTGCGCGGTAACGGTTCTGTAACGCGCTCATGCTGTGGGGGTCAAAACGGCAGGTCAAAGCATCTATGGCTTGGTTTGGTCAACAGTGGGCCTCTCATGTCGGCGCACTGGTGGACGCCGAGCCGCGCGAAACGGTATGCCCCCTCCCGTCACGCGCAGGTCGTGGACCGTTCTAATGGCAGTGGGGGCGTGTGGAGATGCGAACCGACCGGCTCGCTCTCCCTGTCAGGGCAGCCGTCGGGCGGACTTTCGTACCGGGGCCGCGCTCGTGCCACGCGGCATCAGCCGAGGGGACACGACGTAGTGCACGGGCTGGGTCCGGCCGTTCAGCCGCTCCAGCAGGAGTCGCGCGCTCATCTGGCCCGTGAGGTGGCCCGACTGGTCGACCGTCGTGAGAGAGACCCGGCCGATGGTCGAGGCATAGATGTTGTCGTACCCGGCGACGGTGATGTCCTGAGGCACCCTCAGGCCACGCTCTTCCGCTGCCCGCAGCGCGCCGAGTGCGGCGATGTCCGCGCCGGCGAAGACGGCAGTCGGTGGCGTCGGCCTGGCCAGGGCTTCCAGGGCGGCCTGGTACCCGCCTGCTTCCGAGTAGGTGGTCTCGATGACGTCGGGCTCGAGGCCGTGTCGCTTCATGGCGTTGACATAGCCGTCACATCGCGCGGTGTGGGCCAGGACGAAGGGCCTCTTGAGGCGTCCCGCCGGATGACTGGTGTGCAGGATGCGCTTGTGGCCCAGGGCCACGAGGTGATCGACCATGAGACGCGCGCCGCCCTGGTCGTCGTCCACGACGGTGTCGTACTGGGCGGAGCCGCCGTGCCGTGCGATCACCAGGGTGGGCAGTCCCGATCCCAGTTTCTCCAGCCACGAGGTGGCCATCGCCGGCGCGATGACGATGAGCCCGTCCACCTGCCTGTCGGCGAGGGCTTCGATGCTTCTTTGCTGGCGCTCGGGGGAGAGGCCTCCGGCGACGAAGATCTCCTGGTACGGACTCGGCTCCAGCTCGTCTGCGATCCCTTCCGCGATCTCTGTCTGGAAGGGGGCCGAGAACTCGGTGAGCATGACGCCGATGGTGTAGGAGCGTCCTCGCATCGCACGGGCGCCGGCCTGGGGCCGGTAACCCAGTTTCTCGATCGCCGCAACGACCTTGGCCTTCATCTGGGGGCGGACACCGGGGGCATCGCGGATCACATTGGAGACGGTCGAAACCGAGACCCGCGCCTCCCGCGCCACGTCCTGAATCGTTGCACGGCGAACCCTGGAAGGCCGGGACCCGATGGTGCCATCGGCACGCACCGGCCTCGCCCGGCCACCACTGGAATCACGCAGGTCGTCCTGCGCACCAGGTTCAGCAGCGTCAGCTTCCACGGGCGCCATGCTACAGCCGCAGTGACAGACCAAACTGCGCAGGTCGCGATCGAGCGGGGCACCGGCGCCTTCCTAAGCCGAACTCTCTATGGAACGATGCAAAGACTTATGGTCATCGAAGCGACTCGGTCCAGCAGCGCGTCCCCACGACAACGCACACACCTGCCTCGGACCGTCCTCACCGGCGACTCCAGCAGTAACAAGAGGTAAGGACAGCA contains:
- a CDS encoding LacI family DNA-binding transcriptional regulator; protein product: MAREARVSVSTVSNVIRDAPGVRPQMKAKVVAAIEKLGYRPQAGARAMRGRSYTIGVMLTEFSAPFQTEIAEGIADELEPSPYQEIFVAGGLSPERQQRSIEALADRQVDGLIVIAPAMATSWLEKLGSGLPTLVIARHGGSAQYDTVVDDDQGGARLMVDHLVALGHKRILHTSHPAGRLKRPFVLAHTARCDGYVNAMKRHGLEPDVIETTYSEAGGYQAALEALARPTPPTAVFAGADIAALGALRAAEERGLRVPQDITVAGYDNIYASTIGRVSLTTVDQSGHLTGQMSARLLLERLNGRTQPVHYVVSPRLMPRGTSAAPVRKSARRLP
- a CDS encoding ABC transporter permease, which produces MYRVLLRKFLRAVTILLVVSFTTYLLMYGKGPGIVRAVLGREAQEADIRREVARLGLDRPLLVQYGDWLQGLLTGDLGESLFTGQSVTSLLATRVPVTLALVFLTLVMMAVLSVLLGVTAAVRGGWIDRVVQFLSVLGAAVPPFVIAIGLVFTFAIAVRVFPATGYVSPDQSFGGWIASVTLPTLALLIGAVAGAAAQFRGAVIDTLSQDFVRTLRARGISEREVVFRHVLRNAGGPGLMTLNLGVMTLLGGAVFIEQIFALPGLGSAGLEASLQGDVPVVMGILVVAIAIVLVVNLFADLANAALTPKARTR
- a CDS encoding ABC transporter substrate-binding protein — protein: MRRTKRLARVLLTMTTALTSLAALSACTDANTASTPGGKKDTLVLGSTADIQGWDPANQPSFQGWPADAVYQTLTRFDALGKPQPDAATKWEVNSDNTAVTFHLREGMKFSDGEPVDAEAIKVGFDYQASHGGQAARLSDYKATTPDSMTVKLTSSKPDPGIVGMGGIKVASPKYLKAGNLNKAPVGSGPYTLDAAKTTRGSTYTFVKNEDFWDAKTFPYKKLVVKVLKNQTAALNALKTGQIDGTLIQQSMYKEAIASDLRVLGMRGNTTRLLLMDHKGEKIPALGELKVRRALNMLFDKKSLAKDFYQGRAVPANQIFRPGSDAYIDDLKDPYPYDPAEAKRLMKEAGYEKGFTVTFPLFGGLGMEELIPVVAQELSQLNIKVKQKTLSGPTAVEELLSGKYPMILWPLGNYGDSKQDIKDYVLDDGIWNVMHQPDPTVTKLWDRFLTSTGQEAKEIQQELNRYTIEQAWNVPLAYPEGFYAYSPKIRIPEMTDSNALNPRLWDYK